One genomic segment of Gadus chalcogrammus isolate NIFS_2021 chromosome 3, NIFS_Gcha_1.0, whole genome shotgun sequence includes these proteins:
- the acox1 gene encoding peroxisomal acyl-coenzyme A oxidase 1 isoform X1, producing MNPDILRERQNATFDIEKLTNILDGGAERTNRRREIQSLVLNDPDFDYGNPNFLSRSERYDQAVKKSAHMILKLREYGISDPVEINWYKSMYWGTGREALGLHYVMFLPTLYTQCDSEQFNKWVPLAQSCTVLGTYAQTEMGHGTHLRGLETTATFDPATQEFVMHSPTVTSIKWWPGGLGKTSNHAIVLAQLYTQGKCHGLNAFIVPLRSMGTHMPLPGIVIGDIGPKFGFDAVDNGYLKLEHVRIPRENMLMKYAQVKPDGSYVKPLSSKLTYGTMVFIRSLIVGNAGIVLSQCCTIAIRYSAVRHQSEIRAGEAEPQILDYQTQQHKLFPLLATAYAFLFAGQYMIDTYNRISGDINQGDLSEMPELHALSAGLKAFTTWTANTGIEVCRMSCGGHGYSRSSALPDIYVEFTPSCTYEGENTVMMLQTARFLMKSYRQVQAGQQLSGAVSYLNKVHHRVMAPQAVSSQLDLNLNTLVDLYEIRAAMLVELAAQSIQQESARGKCQEDSWNNSTIDLVRASDAHCHYMVLKMFRDKVDQIEDPGVHSVMSTLAHLYAIHGMGNFTGDFLQAGVLTGAQVPSVSKCLKGLLAEVRPSAVLLVDAFDHHDKMLNSVLGRHDGNVYEAMFEWARSSPLNRTEVHESFHKHLKPLQAKL from the exons ATGAATCCTGACATACTTAGAGAGCGACAAAATGCAACATTTGACATCGAAAAACTCACAAACATCCTCGATGGCGGTGCTGAAAGGACGAATAGGAGGCGAGAAATAC AGTCCTTGGTCCTCAATGACCCTGACTTCGATTATGGGAACCCCAACTTCCTGTCTCGCAGCGAACGCTATGACCAGGCGGTGAAAAAGAGTGCCCACATGATCCTAAAGCTCCGGGAGTACGGCATTTCAGACCCTGTTGAGATCAACTGGTATAAGAG TATGTACTGGGGCACCGGACGGGAGGCGTTGGGTCTACATTACGTCATGTTTCTCCCAACCCTGTACACCCAGTGTGACTCTGAGCAGTTCAACAAATGGGTCCCTCTCGCTCAATCCTGCACCGTGCTGGGCACCTACGCGCAAACTGAGATGGGACACG GCACTCACCTCCGAGGTCTGGAGACCACCGCCACGTTCGACCCAGCCACTCAGGAGTTTGTAATGCACAGCCCTACCGTCACCTCCATCAAGTGGTGGCCAGGGGGAC TTGGAAAGACCTCCAACCATGCCATCGTGTTGGCTCAGCTGTACACACAGGGCAAGTGCCATGGTCTGAACGCCTTCATCGTGCCTCTCCGCAGCATGGGCACCCATATGCCACTGCCAG GTATTGTGATCGGGGACATTGGACCAAAGTTTGGATTTGATGCGGTCGACAATGGGTACCTTAAACTGGAGCATGTGCGAATCCCGCGAGAGAACATGCTGATGAAATATGCACAG GTGAAACCagacggcagctatgtgaagccGCTGAGCTCCAAGCTAACCTACGGCACCATGGTGTTCATCCGCTCTTTGATCGTGGGGAACGCTGGCATCGTGCTCTCCCAATGCTGCACGATCGCCATCCGCTACAGTGCTGTGCGGCATCAATCAGAGATCCGCGCAGG AGAAGCTGAACCCCAGATCCTGGACTACCAAACCCAGCAGCATAAGCTGTTCCCACTGCTGGCCACGGCCTACGCCTTCCTGTTTGCTGGTCAGTACATGATTGACACCTACAACCGCATCTCTGGAGACATCAACCAGGGCGACCTCAGTGAAATGCCAGAG CTCCACGCGCTGTCCGCTGGCCTCAAGGCCTTCACCACGTGGACGGCCAACACGGGCATCGAGGTGTGTCGCATGTCCTGTGGCGGCCACGGCTACTCCCGCAGCAGCGCCCTGCCGGACATCTACGTGGAATTCACCCCTTCCTGCACCTACGAGGGCGAGAACACGGTGATGATGCTGCAGACAGCCAG GTTCCTGATGAAAAGCTACCGGCAGGTGCAGGCCGGACAGCAGCTCTCTGGGGCCGTGTCCTACCTGAACAAAGTGCACCATAGGGTGATGGCGCCGCAGGCCGTCTCTTCCCAGCTGGACCTCAACCTCAACACCCTGGTGGATCTCTACGAGATCCGCGCTGCCAT gctggtTGAGCTGGCGGCTCAGAGCATTCAGCAGGAGTCTGCGCGTGGGAAGTGCCAGGAGGACTCTTGGAACAACAGCACCATTGACCTGGTCAGAGCATCGGAC GCCCACTGCCACTACATGGTGCTGAAGATGTTCAGAGATAAGGTGGACCAGATAGAGGACCCAGGCGTCCACTCAGTGATGTCCACCCTGGCCCACCTCTACGCCATCCATGGTATGGGGAACTTCACCGGAGACTTCCTCCAG GCCGGTGTGCTGACCGGCGCCCAGGTCCCGTCGGTCTCTAAGTGCCTCAAGGGGCTGCTGGCCGAGGTGAGGCCCAGCGCCGTGCTGCTGGTGGACGCCTTCGACCACCACGACAAGATGCTCAACTCGGTCCTCGGACGCCACGACGGCAATGTCTACGAGGCCATGTTCGAGTGGGCCCGCAGCTCACCCCTCAACCGCACTGAG GTTCACGAGTCCTTTCACAAGCATCTGAAACCACTGCAAGCCAAGCTTTAA
- the acox1 gene encoding peroxisomal acyl-coenzyme A oxidase 1 isoform X2: MNPDILRERQNATFDIEKLTNILDGGAERTNRRREIQSLVLNDPDFDYGNPNFLSRSERYDQAVKKSAHMILKLREYGISDPVEINWYKSYVHRFRGNPLEIHLAMFLPTLLNQATPEQMDRFFTPSWDLEIIGTYAQTEMGHGTHLRGLETTATFDPATQEFVMHSPTVTSIKWWPGGLGKTSNHAIVLAQLYTQGKCHGLNAFIVPLRSMGTHMPLPGIVIGDIGPKFGFDAVDNGYLKLEHVRIPRENMLMKYAQVKPDGSYVKPLSSKLTYGTMVFIRSLIVGNAGIVLSQCCTIAIRYSAVRHQSEIRAGEAEPQILDYQTQQHKLFPLLATAYAFLFAGQYMIDTYNRISGDINQGDLSEMPELHALSAGLKAFTTWTANTGIEVCRMSCGGHGYSRSSALPDIYVEFTPSCTYEGENTVMMLQTARFLMKSYRQVQAGQQLSGAVSYLNKVHHRVMAPQAVSSQLDLNLNTLVDLYEIRAAMLVELAAQSIQQESARGKCQEDSWNNSTIDLVRASDAHCHYMVLKMFRDKVDQIEDPGVHSVMSTLAHLYAIHGMGNFTGDFLQAGVLTGAQVPSVSKCLKGLLAEVRPSAVLLVDAFDHHDKMLNSVLGRHDGNVYEAMFEWARSSPLNRTEVHESFHKHLKPLQAKL, translated from the exons ATGAATCCTGACATACTTAGAGAGCGACAAAATGCAACATTTGACATCGAAAAACTCACAAACATCCTCGATGGCGGTGCTGAAAGGACGAATAGGAGGCGAGAAATAC AGTCCTTGGTCCTCAATGACCCTGACTTCGATTATGGGAACCCCAACTTCCTGTCTCGCAGCGAACGCTATGACCAGGCGGTGAAAAAGAGTGCCCACATGATCCTAAAGCTCCGGGAGTACGGCATTTCAGACCCTGTTGAGATCAACTGGTATAAGAG CTATGTACACCGCTTCAGAGGAAACCCGCTGGAAATCCATCTGGCCATGTTCCTGCCCACCCTTCTCAACCAGGCCACCCCAGAGCAAATGGACCGCTTCTTCACACCCTCCTGGGACCTGGAGATCATCGGCACATATGCTCAGACGGAAATGGGCCATG GCACTCACCTCCGAGGTCTGGAGACCACCGCCACGTTCGACCCAGCCACTCAGGAGTTTGTAATGCACAGCCCTACCGTCACCTCCATCAAGTGGTGGCCAGGGGGAC TTGGAAAGACCTCCAACCATGCCATCGTGTTGGCTCAGCTGTACACACAGGGCAAGTGCCATGGTCTGAACGCCTTCATCGTGCCTCTCCGCAGCATGGGCACCCATATGCCACTGCCAG GTATTGTGATCGGGGACATTGGACCAAAGTTTGGATTTGATGCGGTCGACAATGGGTACCTTAAACTGGAGCATGTGCGAATCCCGCGAGAGAACATGCTGATGAAATATGCACAG GTGAAACCagacggcagctatgtgaagccGCTGAGCTCCAAGCTAACCTACGGCACCATGGTGTTCATCCGCTCTTTGATCGTGGGGAACGCTGGCATCGTGCTCTCCCAATGCTGCACGATCGCCATCCGCTACAGTGCTGTGCGGCATCAATCAGAGATCCGCGCAGG AGAAGCTGAACCCCAGATCCTGGACTACCAAACCCAGCAGCATAAGCTGTTCCCACTGCTGGCCACGGCCTACGCCTTCCTGTTTGCTGGTCAGTACATGATTGACACCTACAACCGCATCTCTGGAGACATCAACCAGGGCGACCTCAGTGAAATGCCAGAG CTCCACGCGCTGTCCGCTGGCCTCAAGGCCTTCACCACGTGGACGGCCAACACGGGCATCGAGGTGTGTCGCATGTCCTGTGGCGGCCACGGCTACTCCCGCAGCAGCGCCCTGCCGGACATCTACGTGGAATTCACCCCTTCCTGCACCTACGAGGGCGAGAACACGGTGATGATGCTGCAGACAGCCAG GTTCCTGATGAAAAGCTACCGGCAGGTGCAGGCCGGACAGCAGCTCTCTGGGGCCGTGTCCTACCTGAACAAAGTGCACCATAGGGTGATGGCGCCGCAGGCCGTCTCTTCCCAGCTGGACCTCAACCTCAACACCCTGGTGGATCTCTACGAGATCCGCGCTGCCAT gctggtTGAGCTGGCGGCTCAGAGCATTCAGCAGGAGTCTGCGCGTGGGAAGTGCCAGGAGGACTCTTGGAACAACAGCACCATTGACCTGGTCAGAGCATCGGAC GCCCACTGCCACTACATGGTGCTGAAGATGTTCAGAGATAAGGTGGACCAGATAGAGGACCCAGGCGTCCACTCAGTGATGTCCACCCTGGCCCACCTCTACGCCATCCATGGTATGGGGAACTTCACCGGAGACTTCCTCCAG GCCGGTGTGCTGACCGGCGCCCAGGTCCCGTCGGTCTCTAAGTGCCTCAAGGGGCTGCTGGCCGAGGTGAGGCCCAGCGCCGTGCTGCTGGTGGACGCCTTCGACCACCACGACAAGATGCTCAACTCGGTCCTCGGACGCCACGACGGCAATGTCTACGAGGCCATGTTCGAGTGGGCCCGCAGCTCACCCCTCAACCGCACTGAG GTTCACGAGTCCTTTCACAAGCATCTGAAACCACTGCAAGCCAAGCTTTAA
- the acox1 gene encoding peroxisomal acyl-coenzyme A oxidase 1 isoform X3 produces the protein MILKLREYGISDPVEINWYKSMYWGTGREALGLHYVMFLPTLYTQCDSEQFNKWVPLAQSCTVLGTYAQTEMGHGTHLRGLETTATFDPATQEFVMHSPTVTSIKWWPGGLGKTSNHAIVLAQLYTQGKCHGLNAFIVPLRSMGTHMPLPGIVIGDIGPKFGFDAVDNGYLKLEHVRIPRENMLMKYAQVKPDGSYVKPLSSKLTYGTMVFIRSLIVGNAGIVLSQCCTIAIRYSAVRHQSEIRAGEAEPQILDYQTQQHKLFPLLATAYAFLFAGQYMIDTYNRISGDINQGDLSEMPELHALSAGLKAFTTWTANTGIEVCRMSCGGHGYSRSSALPDIYVEFTPSCTYEGENTVMMLQTARFLMKSYRQVQAGQQLSGAVSYLNKVHHRVMAPQAVSSQLDLNLNTLVDLYEIRAAMLVELAAQSIQQESARGKCQEDSWNNSTIDLVRASDAHCHYMVLKMFRDKVDQIEDPGVHSVMSTLAHLYAIHGMGNFTGDFLQAGVLTGAQVPSVSKCLKGLLAEVRPSAVLLVDAFDHHDKMLNSVLGRHDGNVYEAMFEWARSSPLNRTEVHESFHKHLKPLQAKL, from the exons ATGATCCTAAAGCTCCGGGAGTACGGCATTTCAGACCCTGTTGAGATCAACTGGTATAAGAG TATGTACTGGGGCACCGGACGGGAGGCGTTGGGTCTACATTACGTCATGTTTCTCCCAACCCTGTACACCCAGTGTGACTCTGAGCAGTTCAACAAATGGGTCCCTCTCGCTCAATCCTGCACCGTGCTGGGCACCTACGCGCAAACTGAGATGGGACACG GCACTCACCTCCGAGGTCTGGAGACCACCGCCACGTTCGACCCAGCCACTCAGGAGTTTGTAATGCACAGCCCTACCGTCACCTCCATCAAGTGGTGGCCAGGGGGAC TTGGAAAGACCTCCAACCATGCCATCGTGTTGGCTCAGCTGTACACACAGGGCAAGTGCCATGGTCTGAACGCCTTCATCGTGCCTCTCCGCAGCATGGGCACCCATATGCCACTGCCAG GTATTGTGATCGGGGACATTGGACCAAAGTTTGGATTTGATGCGGTCGACAATGGGTACCTTAAACTGGAGCATGTGCGAATCCCGCGAGAGAACATGCTGATGAAATATGCACAG GTGAAACCagacggcagctatgtgaagccGCTGAGCTCCAAGCTAACCTACGGCACCATGGTGTTCATCCGCTCTTTGATCGTGGGGAACGCTGGCATCGTGCTCTCCCAATGCTGCACGATCGCCATCCGCTACAGTGCTGTGCGGCATCAATCAGAGATCCGCGCAGG AGAAGCTGAACCCCAGATCCTGGACTACCAAACCCAGCAGCATAAGCTGTTCCCACTGCTGGCCACGGCCTACGCCTTCCTGTTTGCTGGTCAGTACATGATTGACACCTACAACCGCATCTCTGGAGACATCAACCAGGGCGACCTCAGTGAAATGCCAGAG CTCCACGCGCTGTCCGCTGGCCTCAAGGCCTTCACCACGTGGACGGCCAACACGGGCATCGAGGTGTGTCGCATGTCCTGTGGCGGCCACGGCTACTCCCGCAGCAGCGCCCTGCCGGACATCTACGTGGAATTCACCCCTTCCTGCACCTACGAGGGCGAGAACACGGTGATGATGCTGCAGACAGCCAG GTTCCTGATGAAAAGCTACCGGCAGGTGCAGGCCGGACAGCAGCTCTCTGGGGCCGTGTCCTACCTGAACAAAGTGCACCATAGGGTGATGGCGCCGCAGGCCGTCTCTTCCCAGCTGGACCTCAACCTCAACACCCTGGTGGATCTCTACGAGATCCGCGCTGCCAT gctggtTGAGCTGGCGGCTCAGAGCATTCAGCAGGAGTCTGCGCGTGGGAAGTGCCAGGAGGACTCTTGGAACAACAGCACCATTGACCTGGTCAGAGCATCGGAC GCCCACTGCCACTACATGGTGCTGAAGATGTTCAGAGATAAGGTGGACCAGATAGAGGACCCAGGCGTCCACTCAGTGATGTCCACCCTGGCCCACCTCTACGCCATCCATGGTATGGGGAACTTCACCGGAGACTTCCTCCAG GCCGGTGTGCTGACCGGCGCCCAGGTCCCGTCGGTCTCTAAGTGCCTCAAGGGGCTGCTGGCCGAGGTGAGGCCCAGCGCCGTGCTGCTGGTGGACGCCTTCGACCACCACGACAAGATGCTCAACTCGGTCCTCGGACGCCACGACGGCAATGTCTACGAGGCCATGTTCGAGTGGGCCCGCAGCTCACCCCTCAACCGCACTGAG GTTCACGAGTCCTTTCACAAGCATCTGAAACCACTGCAAGCCAAGCTTTAA